The Aspergillus fumigatus Af293 chromosome 3, whole genome shotgun sequence region CTCAAGGGTGTGACTATCGATGTGTCACATTTGAGGGCTTCGGTGGCATTGGATATGTTTCAGTTAACCCTTAATCGCACGTTGAAGCAATCAACATAAGCAGAAgtatttatttatatatGCTCCGAACTTCAAAGCCTAGCCAAACAGTCCATAAAAATCGGCTGGGCAAAGCGGATGAAGCAAGACGTTCTTCTTCGGATGGAATGAGGGTTGCAGTTCACGGTGCGAGGAAATCTGCAGCCCAATCTTTATCCGGTTTAGACAATGCTCAACGGTATAGACAGTTTATCGCAAATGAGGCGGCGGAAGCCAAAGCAGAGAGAGCGATGGATGGGTATCATTGAAGGTTATCACAACTCAATATCGTACAGTGAGACATCTAGAATCTGGTAAAGTCGGGTTCATAGTTTATTCGGCGGCTTCCCTTTGAGCTGatctttgatttcttctttaAAGTATTCGAAAAACTGTTTGAGGCCGGGACCTATGGGCAAAGCCGTCAGCACATTTAATTCAGCTAAATGATTGTTTCTGGAGCAGTATCTCGCATACCATTCTTTTCAAGCTTGGTACCTCCCATTTCCTCGGGAGGTACCCCGTACCTGAGGTGTTGAACCTTTTGGTGGACTCTTCCGACCATTCTGTGAAATGTTGGACTGGCCAGCAGCTATAGTCAACAGGTCAGCTTTTGCAAATCCTGTTTGAAATGCCTTGAAGCTAAACATACCCGTGCAGTTAACCAAACCTAATACAAACGCTAGTCAAAAGCTGGCCATCGAGACTTTGGTCTGTCACATGGGGTGCTACGTACCTCCAGGGTTCGAAGCCAGAAAAGCTTGAAAACCATCTGTGGGCGGACGATAGTTAATTTTCGAAGCTTATAGAAGATAGTTTCAGGTGATCTGAAGCGCCTGCAAAACCCACCAAAAGCACCCCTAAGCTCTGAGTTTAGAGCATAGAGTAAAAGTAGTAGCCAGATTTGGTGTGTgatggctggaagatgggaacgaagaaaaagaggcTCTGCGGTGTGCTCTTGTGTGCGTTTTAGCCTTTTGTGGCGTGTTTGACATCTCGACCAGTCAGAAGCGGGGATTTGCTGTTCCAATGATCTTCTCGTTCTCCATGGAAGGAAACAGAGTTTCGCCTCCAGATCAAGATATTCTGGATACACATCTTGATATTGAGAAGTGAGAACAGTAGGATAGTATTGTAGAGGTCTGGATGATCATGTTACTTTGTTGTTTTGGTAGTATACTGTCCCTCCTActtcttctttgcaggtCTTTAAAAACCTCTGAGCTCGTTCTACAGATACTTACGTTGtctttctccctctcctACTATATGTGTTTTCTCCCTCTTTATGTGATATCAGCATCCCTTGTTAAAGATTACATCACTTGAGACAACTTAACAGTACCATCATAGCCTCTTGTTCTTGAAAGCTGAACAGTCGCGTTTAACACTATCAGATGATCCTGTCCCTCTTCTACTCCCTTtgttccttcttctcccaaCAACTACTCTCCTTATATGCTACTTTCTTGTGAATATATAATGATCGACAGCTTCCTGGCCACATTCTAATCAACTCTTCATTATTCTTGCAGGTGCGGGGAGACCAAGATTGATCGCGTTTCGTGAGGGGCTCCAATAATCTCCCTTCAGTATCTCTTTCATATTTCGTAATTTATCTCTGGATTTTTTTCCCCCACATTCTGTACCTCTGGTACCATCGACCTTAACGGCCCTTAATTGTGCCTAGTATTGGCGTTTCGAAGGGAAAATCTTCGCTGCCTTCGTTACCTCCTGCCTCAACGTAGGAGAAACCGGTCGAGATTACCCCGTTACTTCCTCATTTTGCGGACCTTAACGGTGGCCTCGCGACCGACCCGGTTCTATACGAATAATCATCCTTCCCTAGATATTAACCGACAGCAAACTGTTACTGTGAGACCTGAAAACCTGGCCAAGAAAATCACGACCAGGGGCAGCTGCCACAGCTGTCCCGATCTGTCCACGCTACAGATATCATCCCTGCCACACCCTGACCCCTCCAACGGCACGAGCGACGACCCATCGGACGGCAACGCAGGGCACATTATCACAGCACCACCCTCCCGCTCCCAGTCTCCAGATACTCTCAGTTCCCGCAGCAGCACCCGAAAGCTTGCTTCAACTCGAAAGCGGGTCTCGAAGAAGGCGCGCGGCGTCCTAGGCAAGGTTCGAGCCTTCCAAAGGATCGCTGCGGCCAAGATGGCGCATCCCGCCATCAAAATCGATACGAGTGTCCAGGCGACTAAGCGTGCTCTACCGGAAGATACCGAAGGTGGTTTCGATGTGGTATCCGGTTCCGAGTTAGATGATCCCGGTCTGGACACTGGTGATAATGAACTCGTTCCCCCATTTCTGTGCCAGTCTGCCATTGGTTAGTATGCGCCCGTCCGATGACAACTTTGGTTGCCGATCGCTGAGCAAGACGTTATTGTCCTGAAGTGTTGCAGAGTCACTGACGCTTCATTGTTATCCTAGAGATACACCAGAAATTTGAGGAACTTGAATGGCTACAACGGGCGCGCTTCGCCGAGGGGATGCTGTCGAATGACCCCGCCCACCGTTGGGCTTTGGAGGCGGATCCTGAGGTCAGAGCTCGAAATCGATATGTGAACGTGCAGGCATGGGCAAACTCGCGCATCCATCTCAGGGTGCCGGAAGGCGAATGCGATTTCATCAATGCATCGCCCATCGTCCTTACTGATTCAGTGTCTCAGGAGGAGAGGAGTTACATTGCAACACAGGTATGTGACCATCCTTGTGCTATGGCGGGCCTATTGACCCACTAATTCTTGTGTGTGAAGGGACCGAAAGTAGGCCACTTTGCTCATTTCTGGCACATGGTTTTCCATGAAAGCAAGGATGTGGCTGTCATCGTCATGCTCACGCAGACGGTCGAGTCGGGCCGCGAGAAGTGTGCGCAATACTTTCCCCTAGACCACGACCGGCCTTCCATGATTTTGCGgcacgacgaggacgacCCTTTCGAACACAACGAGGAGTATGAAGAAGCGAATGACAACGTAATGGGTGAAGTCACTCTATTGGAATCGAGCTTTGACCAAAACTCTCGCTCTGAGGTCCGCAAACTGCGACTCACATTGGCCAACGAGTCAAAGATCGTCTGGCATTTCCTTTTTGCTGGCTGGGCGGATTACTCTAAGCCAGAAGGCGAGGACCGCGAAGCGCTGCTTCACTTAATTGAGCTCTCCGCGTCCAAATGTTCATCGGATAACCCACGGATCGTGCATTGCAGCGCTGGTGTTGGTCGCACGGGCACTTTCATCGCATTAGACCATCTTTTGCGGGAACTGGAATCGGGGCAGCTGCTCAAGGTGACCGACTCGCAAACCGATCCCGTTTTTGAAACGGTCAACCGAATGCGAGAACagcggatgatgatggtataTAATGAAATGCAACTACAGTTCATCTATGAAGTGCTCCGCGAGCAGGTGGACCTTAAACTtgggaagaggacgagcaaTGCCGGGCGGAGATTAGACGAGAGATCTGCGAAGATGGCCAAGTTATCGAACAGCTCCGAGTATCTACCTTCCCATAAACCTGAGTTGGAGCCCGTCAATGATGGTCCCTCGCCATGAGAAGCTGGCCTGGAACACCAGGAAATTCGAGCATGGATGAAGCACTCCGATTACACATACCCACGTTTCGATTCTGCGTACATACCCTTTACCTTCAGATAACTCCATCTGTCTTACGTTGACGACTCATCATGAATTTTTCCCTGGCCTGCATTGCGTCTATTCGTCACTATCGCACATTATCGCATACCGGAGCATGTTTGACTACTCCGTTCATTACTGACCCCCGTGCGTTTGCTCGTCGTCTCAATGTCGTTCTTCTCCCTAGTCGGAACTTCCCACAAATAGAATTGGTGTAACATAAACTTTCTGAATATGGTTACGAGGAATATAATATCCAATGTATGTTTCTTCAGAGTCAATAGATCGATTGGAAGTCTGTCCTCGAGTAGCGAAGGGTAGGTTAGACTTGCGGAAACACATGGTCATGTAGACCCCGATTCATCTGAAAGATCCCGTTCAGCAAGACAAAAAATTGTTTGATAGGTTCTCGC contains the following coding sequences:
- the ptpB gene encoding tyrosine protein phosphatase PTP1, giving the protein MAHPAIKIDTSVQATKRALPEDTEGGFDVVSGSELDDPGLDTGDNELVPPFLCQSAIEIHQKFEELEWLQRARFAEGMLSNDPAHRWALEADPEVRARNRYVNVQAWANSRIHLRVPEGECDFINASPIVLTDSVSQEERSYIATQGPKVGHFAHFWHMVFHESKDVAVIVMLTQTVESGREKCAQYFPLDHDRPSMILRHDEDDPFEHNEEYEEANDNVMGEVTLLESSFDQNSRSEVRKLRLTLANESKIVWHFLFAGWADYSKPEGEDREALLHLIELSASKCSSDNPRIVHCSAGVGRTGTFIALDHLLRELESGQLLKVTDSQTDPVFETVNRMREQRMMMVYNEMQLQFIYEVLREQVDLKLGKRTSNAGRRLDERSAKMAKLSNSSEYLPSHKPELEPVNDGPSP